From Candidatus Pedobacter colombiensis, one genomic window encodes:
- a CDS encoding outer membrane beta-barrel family protein, whose protein sequence is MKLIALIILFLSQALFASAQQAYSIKGSVIDTMASYKLVNTTITVLNQKDSTLVKFSRADAEGNFSTTILRPGKFILLVTYPGYADYAEDFTLDTEQAIKDFGSLNMILKSTLLNTVIINGKIAAIKIKGDTTEFNAGSFVVRPNARVEDLLQQLPGIQVDKDGKITAQGQTVTKVLVDGDEFFGDDPTLVTKNLRADMIDKVQLYDKKSDQAVFTGINDDKTEKTINLKLKEDKKKGYFGKIDAGMGTDDFYGLQGMFNIFKAKQKLSAYSTVGNTGKTGLNRNDSRKYNAGITVEFSDDGGMMINFGGGNDELESFDGRYNNEGIPLARTGGMHYDTKWNKDKQTINTNYKIGSLGVKGTKNTLTQNNLPDGILNSSSDQNFNNYIFRQKLDFSYFANLDSVSTLKISVDGTLKNSETNTMFNSNSTREGKGLLNSGERKLSNEGKDQLFNIGALYTLKLKKPRRTFSANMSYSLSKKISTGFLNSVNTFFNDTGGQDSVSKIDQYKTNDGINSVLNTNFTYTEPLSKSLSIVFNYGLGFNRGTSDRKSFNKGSTDRYDLLDTLYSNDYKLDQLTNQLGAVFNYRKNRTTINFGTKATSVRFNQYNVFRDQNFDRSFINWSPQASYAIKISQQASFRISYNGNNNQPQLNEIQPIRVNTDPLNITIGNKNLTPSFTNSFNLNYFSYKMLTEQDFSFYAFYSFTGSAIVSNMTTDAAAKNTYQAINLRGKMPSTFYFNFNGGRKIKPIDLRIGLGLGARGNTSYNYVNNALNEAKSYSFSGSLSVSKWDAKKYSFNVRITPGYNTSESSLQRQVNNNGWSLNSNGALTIYLPAKFQLSNDVNYEFTAATASFNDNFERTIWNAAIRRKFFKEENLSFEIKGNDLLNQNTGQNRSAWSNRIIQNTYTTIQRYFMFSVIWDFNKMGGSTNK, encoded by the coding sequence ATGAAATTAATCGCTCTAATTATTTTATTCCTTAGCCAGGCTCTATTCGCTTCGGCGCAGCAGGCTTATTCTATTAAAGGTTCCGTTATAGATACCATGGCCAGTTATAAACTGGTCAATACCACCATCACTGTATTAAACCAAAAGGACTCTACCCTGGTAAAGTTTAGCAGAGCCGATGCTGAAGGTAATTTTTCGACAACAATACTGCGCCCGGGTAAATTCATTTTGTTAGTTACCTATCCCGGCTATGCAGATTATGCTGAGGATTTTACCTTGGACACCGAGCAGGCAATTAAGGATTTTGGAAGCCTAAATATGATTCTAAAATCTACGCTGCTGAATACTGTGATCATCAACGGCAAAATAGCGGCCATTAAAATAAAAGGAGATACGACCGAGTTTAATGCAGGCAGTTTTGTGGTGAGGCCTAACGCAAGAGTAGAAGATCTTTTACAGCAGCTACCCGGCATACAGGTGGACAAGGATGGAAAAATTACAGCTCAGGGCCAAACAGTAACCAAAGTGCTGGTAGATGGGGACGAGTTTTTTGGCGATGATCCTACCTTGGTGACAAAGAATCTGAGGGCCGACATGATAGATAAAGTGCAGCTTTATGATAAAAAAAGTGATCAGGCCGTGTTTACTGGCATCAACGACGATAAGACCGAAAAAACCATTAACCTGAAGCTGAAGGAAGACAAAAAAAAGGGATATTTTGGAAAAATAGATGCGGGAATGGGAACAGATGATTTTTACGGCTTGCAGGGCATGTTCAATATCTTTAAAGCCAAGCAAAAACTCTCGGCCTACAGTACGGTTGGGAATACGGGTAAAACAGGGCTCAACCGGAACGATAGCAGGAAATATAATGCGGGTATAACAGTCGAGTTTTCCGATGATGGCGGCATGATGATAAACTTTGGAGGAGGGAATGATGAACTGGAATCCTTTGATGGGCGATACAACAATGAAGGGATTCCCTTGGCACGAACCGGCGGAATGCATTACGACACTAAATGGAATAAAGACAAACAAACCATCAATACCAATTATAAAATAGGATCGCTGGGCGTAAAGGGCACAAAAAACACACTGACCCAGAACAACCTGCCGGATGGGATTCTAAACAGCAGTTCGGATCAGAACTTTAACAATTATATTTTCAGACAAAAGCTGGATTTCAGTTATTTTGCCAACCTCGATTCTGTATCTACATTAAAGATATCGGTGGATGGTACGCTCAAAAATTCAGAAACGAACACGATGTTTAATTCTAACAGCACCAGAGAAGGCAAAGGTCTGCTCAACAGTGGTGAAAGAAAGCTAAGCAATGAGGGTAAAGACCAACTTTTTAATATAGGCGCTTTATATACCTTAAAACTTAAAAAGCCCCGTCGCACATTTTCTGCCAATATGAGCTATTCCTTAAGCAAAAAGATCAGCACCGGATTTTTAAATTCAGTAAATACCTTTTTTAATGATACGGGTGGGCAGGACAGCGTCAGTAAAATCGACCAATACAAGACCAATGATGGAATAAATTCGGTATTAAATACCAACTTCACGTATACCGAGCCACTTTCAAAAAGCCTATCAATTGTATTTAATTACGGACTCGGTTTTAATAGAGGAACATCCGACAGGAAATCTTTTAACAAGGGAAGCACCGACCGATATGATCTACTGGACACCTTGTACAGCAATGATTATAAGCTGGATCAACTGACCAATCAGCTGGGGGCAGTTTTTAACTACAGAAAAAACAGAACAACTATCAATTTCGGGACAAAGGCAACCTCGGTACGTTTTAACCAATACAACGTTTTCAGGGATCAGAACTTCGACAGGAGTTTCATCAACTGGTCTCCACAGGCATCCTATGCAATCAAGATCTCACAACAGGCATCCTTCCGCATCAGCTACAATGGCAACAATAACCAGCCACAGCTTAACGAAATACAGCCCATAAGAGTAAATACAGACCCTTTAAATATCACCATCGGCAATAAGAACCTGACCCCCTCCTTCACAAACAGCTTTAACCTGAATTATTTTTCCTATAAAATGCTAACAGAGCAAGACTTTAGCTTTTATGCTTTTTATAGTTTTACAGGAAGTGCTATTGTAAGCAATATGACTACTGATGCCGCCGCAAAAAACACGTATCAAGCTATCAATCTTAGGGGCAAAATGCCGAGTACCTTTTACTTTAATTTTAACGGCGGTCGGAAAATCAAGCCTATCGACCTCAGGATAGGCCTGGGATTAGGCGCTCGCGGCAATACTTCCTACAACTATGTCAACAATGCATTAAATGAGGCTAAATCTTACAGCTTTTCAGGCAGCCTATCCGTATCCAAATGGGATGCAAAAAAATACAGTTTCAATGTCCGAATTACGCCGGGCTACAACACCAGTGAATCCTCCTTGCAGCGGCAGGTAAACAACAATGGCTGGAGCTTAAACTCAAACGGGGCACTTACGATATACCTGCCAGCCAAGTTTCAACTCAGCAACGATGTAAATTATGAGTTTACTGCAGCAACAGCCTCATTTAACGACAATTTTGAACGCACGATCTGGAACGCCGCCATCCGCAGAAAATTCTTTAAAGAGGAGAACCTCTCATTCGAAATTAAAGGAAATGATCTGCTGAACCAGAATACAGGTCAGAACAGAAGCGCATGGAGCAATCGGATCATCCAGAACACCTATACCACCATACAAAGATATTTTATGTTTTCGGTGATCTGGGATTTTAACAAAATGGGCGGATCAACTAACAAATAA
- a CDS encoding GLPGLI family protein — translation MKYIPTLFIYLLLTTATLQAQNVRFTNQGVIEFERSVNTHAILKNLAKDQRNSFMADVYEHYKKNQPQFKKLNSTLHFAGNKTLFTPITEETAGGIQIPFGTQDNITYTDLATGLLTSQRKVFEETFLLKDSVRKITWKLTGEMRTIAGYECRRANAMTADSVYVVAFYTDKIPVSGGPESFSGLPGMILGLALPHEHVTWFATKITDRPVTTNELKVPVKGKPVDRKKLQETVTSSRVGNLGNSLFKMLNL, via the coding sequence ATGAAGTACATACCTACACTATTTATTTATCTGTTACTTACAACTGCAACGCTACAGGCCCAAAATGTAAGGTTTACCAACCAGGGTGTTATTGAATTTGAGCGTTCTGTAAATACGCATGCCATTTTAAAAAATTTGGCAAAGGATCAACGTAACAGCTTTATGGCGGATGTTTATGAACATTATAAAAAAAACCAGCCACAATTTAAAAAACTAAACAGCACTTTACATTTCGCCGGCAATAAAACCCTTTTTACCCCAATTACTGAAGAAACTGCCGGGGGCATCCAGATTCCCTTTGGCACACAGGACAACATTACTTATACCGATCTGGCCACAGGGCTATTGACCTCACAAAGAAAGGTTTTTGAAGAAACCTTTTTACTTAAAGATAGTGTTAGAAAGATCACCTGGAAATTAACCGGAGAAATGCGCACCATAGCAGGTTACGAATGTCGTAGGGCGAATGCAATGACTGCAGACTCTGTTTATGTAGTGGCCTTTTATACTGATAAGATTCCTGTTTCGGGCGGGCCAGAGTCTTTTTCCGGTTTACCAGGAATGATACTTGGCTTAGCCTTGCCCCATGAACACGTGACCTGGTTTGCTACAAAAATAACAGACCGCCCCGTTACCACAAACGAACTTAAAGTACCAGTTAAAGGAAAACCTGTGGATCGAAAAAAGCTTCAGGAAACCGTAACCTCATCAAGAGTGGGCAACCTGGGGAATTCCCTGTTTAAGATGTTGAACCTTTAG
- a CDS encoding response regulator transcription factor: MKKILLVEDDPNLGLLLQDYLQLKGKFDVVLCTDGEEGLRAFSKQEFDLCILDVMMPKKDGFTLGKEIRKINQEVPIIFATAKAMMEDKASAYDLGGDDYITKPFRIEELLLRINALLKRVAVKEQVDPGPAQTQFQIGDYTFDYTTQLIHFNELQQKLSTKEAELLRLLCLKKNAVLTREEALLSIWHDDNYFNGRSMDVFLSKLRKYLRDDPKVEILNVHGKGYKLLVN, encoded by the coding sequence ATGAAAAAAATTCTATTGGTAGAAGATGATCCCAATCTTGGGTTGCTTTTGCAGGATTACCTTCAATTAAAAGGGAAGTTTGATGTAGTACTATGTACTGATGGGGAAGAAGGATTGAGGGCGTTTAGTAAGCAAGAGTTTGATCTTTGTATTCTGGATGTGATGATGCCCAAAAAGGATGGCTTTACATTAGGTAAAGAGATTAGAAAGATTAATCAGGAGGTACCCATAATTTTTGCCACAGCCAAGGCCATGATGGAAGATAAAGCTTCTGCTTATGATCTTGGTGGGGATGATTACATTACTAAGCCATTTAGAATTGAGGAGTTGTTATTGCGTATAAATGCTTTGTTAAAGCGCGTTGCGGTAAAGGAACAAGTTGATCCGGGGCCTGCGCAAACGCAATTTCAAATAGGTGATTATACTTTTGATTATACCACACAGTTGATCCATTTTAATGAGCTTCAACAAAAGCTGTCGACCAAAGAGGCCGAATTATTACGTTTACTCTGCCTTAAAAAGAATGCGGTACTTACCCGGGAGGAGGCGCTGTTAAGCATCTGGCATGACGATAATTATTTTAATGGTCGTAGTATGGATGTTTTTTTGAGTAAATTGAGGAAATATTTGCGGGATGATCCTAAAGTTGAGATCCTGAATGTACATGGCAAAGGTTATAAGTTGCTGGTAAACTAA
- a CDS encoding ATP-binding protein — translation MKKRSLWLITGLMTVALLGVFVMQLYYIREAYNLKSQLFEQDVKQALNAVVNKVQRRYAAVHITKKDYEIRKERERDFRDKTQRIIDFKEQFKEQEIKRKREQQKKVITDLNMRDSIVRVTFLKPELISEEVYQEISNVNNKGKSSLQVQVDFGVDAFGNVRGNVNQTVISKKTSTFSLAPDHLADSIRYLAYNPQNLNPITITLERVTPELALKFNIEDKTAAQRYQEGLKDLMQDTIALEGTNLNYLEDVAKEMRQVYVPINQRVSIDALDTLIKKELQDRNVSSKYDFWLKLANKDSVLYQKVSYPQKDLLPENTYRTTLFSNEIFRDPGMLYLYFPNKNSLILSNMWATMASSAGLLLVLIFIFAYTIYAILKQKKISEMKTDFINNMTHEFKTPVATIMIASEALKDPEVVADKSRISRLAGIIYDENVRLGNHIERVLSIARLEKKELKLEHKEVNIHDLISAVVDSMSLQLQKKNAKVTLELNAAHPIIYGDELHLSNVFYNLVDNANKYSAEDPDITIKTRSTDKALIIEITDKGIGMTKEHTKRIFDQFYRVPTGNLHDVKGFGLGLNYVQDIVEQMDGTIKVHSEKDKGTTFEISLPLNHD, via the coding sequence ATGAAGAAAAGGAGCCTATGGCTGATTACCGGCCTCATGACCGTAGCATTGCTAGGGGTGTTTGTAATGCAATTGTATTACATCAGGGAAGCCTATAATCTTAAATCTCAACTTTTTGAGCAGGATGTAAAGCAAGCCTTAAATGCTGTAGTAAATAAGGTGCAAAGACGTTATGCTGCGGTTCACATTACTAAAAAAGATTACGAAATCAGAAAAGAGCGGGAACGTGATTTTAGAGATAAGACACAACGAATCATTGATTTTAAAGAGCAGTTTAAGGAACAGGAAATTAAGAGAAAACGAGAGCAACAAAAGAAGGTAATTACTGATTTGAATATGCGCGACAGTATTGTTCGCGTTACTTTCCTGAAACCGGAGCTGATCAGTGAAGAGGTGTATCAGGAAATTTCGAATGTAAATAATAAGGGTAAATCTTCTCTACAGGTTCAGGTTGATTTTGGGGTGGATGCATTTGGTAATGTACGTGGTAATGTCAATCAAACGGTCATATCTAAAAAAACTTCTACCTTTTCATTGGCACCTGATCATCTTGCTGACAGTATCAGGTACCTGGCTTATAACCCTCAAAATCTTAACCCGATAACCATAACGCTGGAAAGGGTAACACCGGAGCTTGCGCTTAAATTTAATATAGAAGATAAAACTGCAGCTCAACGCTATCAGGAAGGGTTAAAAGACTTGATGCAGGATACAATTGCTTTGGAAGGGACAAATTTAAATTACCTGGAAGACGTGGCTAAAGAAATGCGCCAGGTGTATGTGCCGATTAATCAACGGGTATCTATAGATGCTTTGGATACACTGATTAAAAAGGAGTTACAAGACCGTAATGTAAGTTCAAAGTATGATTTTTGGTTAAAACTGGCGAATAAGGATTCGGTACTTTATCAGAAAGTTTCCTACCCTCAAAAAGATCTGCTTCCGGAAAACACTTACCGGACTACCTTGTTTAGCAATGAGATTTTTCGAGATCCGGGAATGTTGTATTTATATTTTCCCAATAAAAATTCTTTAATCCTTAGCAATATGTGGGCTACCATGGCTTCCTCTGCGGGGTTGTTGCTGGTGCTGATCTTTATTTTTGCTTATACCATTTATGCGATACTGAAGCAAAAGAAAATCTCTGAAATGAAGACCGACTTCATTAATAACATGACCCACGAGTTTAAGACCCCCGTGGCGACCATTATGATTGCCAGTGAGGCATTGAAAGATCCGGAGGTGGTAGCAGATAAAAGCCGGATTAGCAGGCTTGCAGGTATCATTTATGATGAAAATGTAAGGTTGGGTAATCATATAGAACGCGTGCTGAGTATTGCCAGACTGGAAAAGAAAGAGTTAAAGCTGGAACATAAGGAGGTGAATATCCATGATCTGATTTCGGCTGTGGTGGATAGCATGAGCTTGCAGTTGCAAAAGAAAAATGCTAAAGTTACCCTGGAATTAAATGCGGCTCATCCCATTATTTATGGTGATGAGTTGCATCTTTCGAATGTATTCTACAACCTGGTTGACAATGCCAATAAATACAGTGCCGAAGATCCTGATATTACCATAAAAACCAGAAGTACGGATAAAGCGCTGATTATTGAGATCACAGATAAGGGTATAGGTATGACTAAGGAGCATACCAAGCGTATTTTTGATCAATTTTATAGGGTGCCAACGGGTAACCTTCACGACGTAAAGGGCTTTGGTCTAGGATTGAATTACGTGCAGGATATTGTTGAACAAATGGACGGAACAATAAAAGTGCACAGTGAGAAGGATAAAGGGACTACATTTGAAATAAGTTTACCACTAAACCACGACTGA
- a CDS encoding DUF1016 N-terminal domain-containing protein, which translates to MGKKNKLALPIATDIRQLIETSRNNVAIVVNSEITLLYWKIGKRINDEVLLNTRAEYGKQIVSSLAKHLTEDYGKGWGENHLRKCMQFATVFPDEKILYAVRTKLSWTHIRTLMFIDEPLKRDFYVEMCKLERWSSRQLQERIQSMLYERTAISKKPEELIEDELRDSYLTALPSPEVLQQKLHKAIEVARNRFLN; encoded by the coding sequence ATGGGTAAGAAAAACAAGCTAGCACTGCCAATTGCTACGGATATCAGGCAGTTAATTGAAACCAGCAGAAACAATGTAGCTATTGTTGTAAACAGTGAAATTACACTGTTGTATTGGAAAATAGGGAAACGCATTAACGATGAGGTTTTGCTGAATACCAGGGCAGAATATGGGAAACAAATTGTGTCGTCATTGGCAAAGCACTTGACAGAAGATTATGGTAAAGGTTGGGGCGAAAATCATTTGAGAAAATGTATGCAATTTGCGACGGTATTTCCTGATGAAAAGATTTTGTACGCAGTGCGTACAAAATTGAGTTGGACACATATTCGTACTTTAATGTTTATTGACGAGCCATTAAAGCGGGATTTTTATGTGGAGATGTGTAAACTCGAAAGATGGTCGTCGCGACAATTGCAAGAGCGGATTCAGTCCATGCTTTACGAACGAACAGCTATAAGTAAAAAACCTGAAGAGCTGATTGAAGATGAATTGAGGGATTCGTATTTAACGGCATTGCCTTCGCCCGAAGTGTTGCAGCAGAAACTTCATAAGGCTATTGAAGTAGCCAGAAACAGGTTTTTGAATTAG
- a CDS encoding DUF3127 domain-containing protein has protein sequence MEIKGKVHEIGALQQVSETFKKRDLIIEYAENPTYPEYIRFEALQDKTALFDSLKPGDDIEVSFNLRGRPWTDKTGKTSYFNSLVVWRINALANGAAAASTPAYAPPADLNSAPGEEDDLPF, from the coding sequence ATGGAAATAAAAGGAAAAGTGCATGAAATCGGTGCATTACAGCAGGTGAGTGAGACTTTTAAGAAAAGAGACCTGATTATAGAATATGCAGAAAACCCTACTTATCCTGAATACATCAGGTTTGAGGCTTTACAAGATAAAACAGCTTTATTTGACAGCTTGAAACCAGGTGATGATATCGAAGTTTCATTCAATTTACGTGGTCGTCCGTGGACTGATAAAACCGGAAAAACATCTTATTTTAATAGTTTGGTAGTATGGCGTATCAATGCGTTAGCAAATGGCGCAGCCGCAGCATCTACTCCAGCATATGCCCCGCCAGCTGATTTAAACAGCGCACCGGGTGAGGAAGATGATCTTCCTTTCTAA
- a CDS encoding class I SAM-dependent RNA methyltransferase — protein MQVFHTKSKVIITCNKRLSPYLSGEVKDLGYEIVRDFPTGVELNITLSECIKLNLNLRCASQILYCLKSFKANNPDELYKEMVNMPWEELIDFSGYFSVTSNVDNPTITTPLFANLKVKDAIVDRIKDKKGIRPNSGADANKAVVHLYWKDSEADIFIDTSGETLAKHGYRKIPGKAPMLEALAAGVVLSTKWDQKSPFVNPMCGSGTLAIEAALIATNRRPGLFRMNYGFMHIMGYDEQVFFNERRILKDQVIKNVDLQIIATDLSDDAVDISRKNAKTAGVDTLITFEVCDFADTQVPEGGKGAVVFNPEYGERLGVHSKLEATYKRMGDFMKQHCKGYFGYIFTGNPDLAKKIGLKADRKVEFYNGKLDCRMLEYELYDGSRRPDDERPVKPTT, from the coding sequence ATGCAAGTTTTCCACACAAAAAGTAAGGTTATTATAACCTGCAACAAACGCCTTTCCCCTTATTTATCAGGGGAGGTTAAAGACCTGGGTTATGAAATTGTAAGAGATTTCCCTACAGGTGTAGAATTGAATATCACCCTGTCTGAATGTATTAAGCTAAACCTCAATTTAAGGTGTGCCAGCCAGATTTTATACTGTCTGAAAAGCTTTAAGGCCAATAACCCTGATGAATTGTATAAGGAGATGGTGAATATGCCGTGGGAAGAACTAATCGATTTCTCAGGTTACTTCTCCGTGACTTCAAATGTGGATAACCCAACCATCACGACTCCACTCTTTGCCAACTTAAAGGTAAAGGATGCTATAGTCGACAGGATTAAAGATAAAAAAGGTATCCGCCCAAATTCGGGTGCTGATGCCAATAAAGCGGTGGTTCACCTGTACTGGAAAGACAGTGAAGCCGACATATTTATTGATACTTCGGGCGAAACTTTAGCCAAACATGGCTATCGCAAGATCCCTGGAAAAGCACCAATGCTCGAAGCGCTGGCCGCAGGTGTGGTATTGAGCACCAAATGGGATCAAAAATCACCTTTTGTAAATCCGATGTGTGGTTCCGGAACATTGGCTATTGAGGCAGCCTTAATTGCTACCAACCGTCGCCCCGGATTATTTCGTATGAATTATGGCTTCATGCATATCATGGGATATGATGAACAGGTATTCTTTAACGAACGCAGAATCTTAAAAGATCAGGTCATCAAAAACGTTGATCTACAGATCATCGCTACAGATTTATCTGATGATGCCGTTGATATCAGTCGCAAAAATGCTAAAACAGCAGGAGTGGACACACTCATCACTTTTGAAGTATGCGATTTTGCAGACACTCAGGTTCCTGAAGGTGGAAAAGGCGCTGTAGTATTTAACCCTGAATATGGCGAGCGATTAGGTGTACACTCTAAATTAGAGGCTACCTACAAGCGCATGGGTGATTTTATGAAGCAACATTGCAAAGGCTATTTTGGCTATATATTTACAGGAAACCCTGATCTGGCTAAAAAGATTGGACTAAAAGCTGATCGCAAAGTAGAGTTTTATAATGGAAAGCTGGATTGCCGAATGCTGGAGTATGAGTTATATGACGGCAGCAGAAGACCTGATGACGAAAGACCGGTTAAGCCAACTACCTAA
- a CDS encoding HD domain-containing protein has protein sequence MNSIIDQTIQFVKQTLANAEAGHDWFHIERVYKNALAINATEKADELIVALAALLHDIADAKFNNGDEEIGPRVAGDFLTALNLEPSIIEHVQQIIRNLSYKASLGEVTFKSIELDVVQDADRLDAIGAIGIARAFTYGGYKNRILYDPEIKPELNMSKEAYKNSNGPTINHFYEKLLLLKDLMKTATGKKIAQKRHDFMLVYLEQFYNECEGKI, from the coding sequence ATGAATTCAATTATTGATCAAACCATACAATTTGTTAAACAAACTTTAGCCAATGCCGAGGCCGGTCATGACTGGTTTCATATTGAACGCGTTTATAAAAATGCGCTCGCAATTAATGCTACTGAAAAAGCTGACGAATTAATTGTGGCCCTTGCGGCCTTACTCCATGACATTGCAGATGCTAAATTTAACAATGGAGATGAAGAAATCGGGCCACGAGTAGCTGGCGACTTTTTAACCGCTCTTAACCTTGAACCTTCAATTATTGAACATGTACAGCAAATCATTAGAAATTTAAGTTACAAAGCCAGTCTGGGTGAAGTTACTTTTAAATCTATTGAACTGGATGTGGTTCAGGATGCGGACAGGCTAGATGCCATAGGAGCCATCGGTATAGCTCGTGCCTTTACCTATGGAGGATATAAAAACAGGATTTTATATGACCCTGAGATAAAACCTGAACTAAACATGAGCAAGGAAGCATATAAAAACTCAAATGGTCCTACCATAAACCATTTCTATGAAAAACTTTTATTGCTAAAAGACCTGATGAAGACCGCAACCGGCAAGAAAATTGCACAAAAACGCCACGATTTTATGCTGGTTTACCTGGAGCAATTTTATAATGAATGCGAAGGAAAAATTTAA
- a CDS encoding ATP-binding protein, which produces MKLSILVLITAFAVGLSIGLVNFYFQKDWYYMLVSFVVTFITSFVVFYYLLEKYIYSKIVLIYKMIHNLKLGKDLKDALGEYVSSDPINDVEHEVKEWAGAKKREIEVLKKQEQFRREFLSNVSHEFKTPLFAIQGYIETLQDCLVDDPETATKFLNKAEKNVERLSYLIDDLDSISKLETGEIPINYERFDFVPLAKEVMEGLEDTAKKRHIKLSFKDKYTHPAFVRADREKIRQVLINLIQNSLKYGKEHGSTAIKIFELHDQYLIEVTDDGIGIDEKHLSRLFERFYRIDSHRSREEGGTGLGLAIVKHILEAHEQIISVRSTLQIGTTFAFTLEKIG; this is translated from the coding sequence ATGAAATTAAGTATTTTGGTGTTAATTACTGCTTTTGCAGTAGGCCTTTCCATAGGTTTGGTCAATTTCTATTTCCAGAAGGACTGGTATTATATGCTGGTTTCCTTTGTGGTAACTTTTATTACCAGTTTTGTTGTTTTCTATTATCTGCTCGAAAAATATATCTATTCAAAAATTGTTCTGATCTATAAAATGATCCACAATTTGAAGTTAGGTAAAGATCTGAAAGATGCTTTAGGCGAATATGTTAGTTCCGACCCTATCAATGATGTAGAACATGAAGTAAAAGAATGGGCTGGGGCTAAGAAAAGAGAAATTGAAGTCCTGAAAAAACAGGAACAGTTTAGAAGAGAATTCCTGTCTAATGTATCTCATGAATTTAAAACTCCATTATTTGCCATCCAAGGCTATATAGAAACCCTTCAAGACTGCCTGGTAGATGACCCCGAAACAGCAACTAAATTTTTAAACAAGGCAGAAAAGAACGTTGAACGATTAAGCTATCTAATCGACGACCTAGACTCTATCTCGAAACTGGAAACCGGCGAGATCCCCATTAATTACGAGCGTTTCGACTTTGTACCACTCGCCAAAGAAGTAATGGAAGGGCTGGAAGATACCGCAAAAAAAAGGCATATTAAGCTTTCCTTTAAGGACAAGTACACCCATCCGGCTTTTGTAAGAGCTGATCGCGAAAAGATCAGACAGGTGCTGATCAATCTTATCCAGAACTCCTTAAAATATGGAAAAGAGCATGGTTCTACAGCAATAAAAATCTTTGAATTACATGATCAGTACTTAATTGAGGTAACAGATGATGGAATTGGGATTGATGAAAAGCACTTATCACGTTTGTTCGAACGCTTCTACAGGATAGATTCTCACAGATCAAGAGAAGAAGGAGGCACAGGGCTTGGTTTAGCCATAGTTAAACACATTTTAGAGGCCCATGAGCAAATCATATCTGTAAGGAGCACTTTACAAATCGGAACAACCTTTGCCTTTACACTTGAAAAGATTGGTTAA
- a CDS encoding DUF47 family protein encodes MNSIFKFFTPKDKKFQPLFEQAGSNVLKISQALLLALSATDLEKRKEYIKEVERLEHVGDDITHSIFLELSKNFITPFDREDIHALASAVDDIADYIHASASNIELYNVTHIGDAMIKLAELLVEMCIDLDKAIKELRSFKNIRVIADACVRINSGENQADYVCNLAIARLFEFETNAIELIKQKEVLQTLELATDKCEDAANVLESILVKNA; translated from the coding sequence ATGAATAGCATTTTTAAGTTCTTTACCCCGAAAGACAAGAAATTTCAGCCCCTATTTGAGCAGGCAGGAAGCAACGTATTAAAAATTTCTCAGGCACTTTTGCTTGCACTTAGTGCAACAGACCTGGAAAAAAGAAAAGAATACATTAAGGAGGTAGAACGTTTGGAGCATGTTGGAGACGATATTACTCATTCAATCTTTCTTGAATTAAGTAAAAACTTCATCACTCCTTTTGATAGAGAGGATATCCATGCACTAGCTAGTGCTGTTGATGATATTGCTGATTATATTCATGCTTCTGCCAGCAATATAGAACTATATAATGTAACCCATATTGGTGATGCGATGATCAAACTTGCGGAACTTTTGGTGGAAATGTGTATAGATTTGGATAAAGCAATTAAAGAACTAAGAAGCTTTAAAAACATTCGTGTTATTGCTGATGCTTGTGTACGTATCAACAGCGGAGAAAATCAGGCAGACTATGTTTGTAACCTTGCAATTGCCCGTTTGTTTGAATTCGAAACCAATGCTATCGAACTAATTAAACAAAAAGAAGTGCTGCAGACCTTAGAATTGGCTACAGACAAATGTGAAGATGCAGCAAACGTGCTGGAATCTATTTTGGTAAAGAACGCTTAA